Genomic window (Polaromonas sp. JS666):
CTGCGCGCACTGGAGGTTGACAAGAAGGACATCCTGACGCGCTGGGCGGTCGATTATTTTCTGACTGCGAAAGACAAGCGCCTGGCTCCCATGCTGGAGGCCGCACTGGAACGTCGGTACTCGGCCAGCACGGGAGAAGGCTTTTTTACCGGCGGGGGACTGCACTACTTTGAGAACTTCAAGCCTGAAGACAACGGCAAGGTGATGTCGGTTCGCGATGGCCTGCGCAACTCGGTCAACCTGGTGTTCATCCGGCTGATGCGTGACATCGTGCATCACTACATGTTCCTGACGCCCGGTTCCTCGGCCAGGCTGCTGCAGGATGTCGACGATCCGCGCCGCGCTGTGTACCTGGCGCGTTTTGCCGACCAGGAGGGGCAGGTCTTCATGCGTCGCTTCCTGGTCAAATACCGCCGCAAAACCGCGCAGGAGGCAGAAGACCTGCTGGTGGGTGGTGTGCGACCGACCCCATCGCGGCTGGCCGCCATCTTCCGCACCATTGCACCCGATGCGTCGATGGATCAGTTCATCGCCTTCGTGAAGCGGCATCGAACCCCCGCCATCGACCCGGCCGACGACCGGCTGATCAAGCTCTATCAGCAATTTGCGCCCGGGCAGATGTCCCTGGCCGATCGGGGCTACGTGGCCGGCGTGCACCCGCTGGAGTTGTGGCTGGTCGGCTACCTGCGCGGCCATCCGGGCGCCAGCCAGTCGCAGGTGATGCAGGACAGCCATGCCGAGCGGCAGGCGGTGTATTCATGGCTTTTTTCATCCCGTCGCAAGCAGGCGCAGGACAAGCGGATCCTGGGTCTGCTCGAAGGCGAAGGCTTTGTGGAAATCCACCGTCAATGGGCGCTCACAGGGTATCCGTTCGACACGCTGGTGCCGTCCTATGCAACCGCCATCGGCGCATCGGCGGACCGTCCCGCGGCGCTGGCCGAATTGATGGGGATTCTTGTCAACGATGGCCTGCGCAAACCGGCCATGCGGATCCAGTCGCTGCATTTCGCCGCCGCCACGCCCTATGAGAGCGTTCTCCAATACAAGCCAGGCTCGCCCGAGCGGGTGCTGGCGCCGGAAGTGGCGCAAGCGGTGCGCGGGGCCCTGCGGCTGGTGGTGGAAAATGGCACCGCACAACGTGTGAAGCGGGCCTTTGTGCGGGCGGACGGCAGTATCATGCCGGTGGGCGGAAAAACCGGCACCGGCGATCAGCGCTTTGATGTCTACGGAGGCGGTGGGCGGTTGATCACGTCGCGCGTGGTCAATCGATCAGCGACCTTCGTGTTCAACGTCGATGAACGTTTTTTTGGCACCATCATTGCCTACGTGCCAGGGGCCCAGGCCGCCGCCTATGATTTCACCAGCGGCCTGCCGGTGCAGTTGCTGAAAGTGCTGGCACCCAAACTGATGCCCCTGATGTCCGCAGCTGCCGACGACGACGTTTCTCCGGGCGCCTGCGTTCATTGAGCGCTCCTGCGCATCGCCCCCTTCCGGGAAGCGAGGCGTTGGGGCAGTACTCACAGATGACACCGATGACATTGACCAAGAGAAGGAAATCATGACCTGGCAAACCCTTGTTGCACCGCTCAGCGAACTGGGGGAGTCCCCGTTCTGGCACCCGGAGGAGCAAAGCCTTTACTGGGTGGACATTCCGGGGCGGCAGATTCACCGCTGCAAGGTGGGGGATGTGTCGAATGGCCCGGTGCAAAGCTGGGCCATGCCGACCGAGCCGGGCAGCATTGCACCAGCCCGCACAGGTGGCCGGGCCAGCGGGCTCGTTATCGCGTTGCGTGACGGCATTTATCGCGCCCGGCAGTGGGGAGGGGAATTGGAGCAACTGGTGCGGGCCGGGCACGACACCGCCACCACCCGCTTCAACGATGGCAAGGCTGACCCCGTGGGCCGCTTCTGGGCTGGCACCATGTACGAGCCCCGCGACGCCAGGCAGGCACAACTTTTTTCCGTGGATTGCCGCGAGGGCCGCGCACCCCTGGTGGAACTCAAAGCAGGCGATGCCATCATTGCCAACGGGCTGGCCTGGTCGCCCGACGCTGCCACCGTCTATTGGACCGACACGCCCAGCCACACCATACGCGCCTGGGACTGGGACGGCCAGAGCAATGTCATGAGCCGGGGCCGCGTGTTCCGGCAATGGCCGGGAAAACCGGAGGGCTGGCAGCCCGGCATGCCCGGCTACGGCGGCCGGCCGGACGGTGCCGCTGTCGATGTGGAGGGCAACTACTACGTGGCCATGTTCGAAGGCGGCCGGCTTCTCAAGCTGTCACCGGCCGGCGAACTGCTGGCCGACATCGCCGTGCCGGCGCGCTGCCCCACCATGCCGTGCTTTGGCGGTGCCGACCTGCGCACCCTGTACCTCACGACGGCCCGCTACAAGCGCCCGGACGAGGAGCTGCAAACCTGGCCGGACTCGGGCTGCGTGTTCTCGATGCGGGTCGACGTTCCCGGCCTGCCGGTGAACTTCTTCAGGGACTGAAGGGCGGGTTCTGCGGTTGGGGTGGCGCCGGCCCGCAGGAAAAAATCGAACACAGCCCGTTCAAAAAAATCAAAACCCCCTGCGCTGGAGCCGCTTACCATTGCCCCATGGCTTCAGATATTGCAGATACCGAGGTAACAGCGTCCCTGGCGGCGCGGGTGCGGGACGCCGCCGCCAGCGGTACGCCCTTGCGCATCCGCGGGGGCGGCAGCAAGGACTTTTACGGGCAGGCCCTCCAGGGCGAGGTCCTCGATATGACCGTGTTGACGGGCGTGGTCAGCTACGAGCCCAGCGAGCTGGTGGTCACGGTGCGTGCCGGCACCCCGCTGGCCGAGCTGGAAGCGCTGCTCGCGGCACAAGGCCAGTGCCTGCCGTTTGAGCCGCCGCATTTCGGCGGCGCCGGTGCGCGGGCCACCGTCGGCGGCATGGTTGCCTGCGGCCTTAACGGCCCGGCGCGCAGCAGCGTGGGGGCGGTGCGTGACTACATGCTGGGCGTGGTCCTGCTCAACGGCAAGGGCGAGCGGCTGATCTTTGGCGGCCAGGTGATGAAGAATGTGGCCGGCTACGATGTGTCGCGTTTGATGGCGGGCTCGCTCGGCACGCTCGGCGTGCTGCTGGAGGTCTCGCTCAAGGTGCTGCCCGTCGCGCCGCAGGAGGCCACGCTGGTGTTTGACATGGATGAAGCGGCGTCCTTGCGCCAGCTCAACCGCTGGGGCGGGCTGCCTCTGCCGGTCAACGCCTCCTGCTGGCACGGCGGCCAATTGTGGGTCCGCCTGCGCGGCGCCAAGGCGGCGGTTGCTGCCGCGCAAAAAACCATGGGCGGCGACCTGGTGGACGAACCATCGCTCAAGCTGTGGGCGGCCTTGCGTGAACAGACGCTGCCTTTCTTCGAACTGCAGGATGGCGAATCCCTGTGGCGGCTCAGCGTGCCCGACACGGCCGCGCCACTTCCCTTGGGCGCCACGCTGCTGGAGTGGGGCGGCGCACAGCGCTGGGTGAAACGATCGGGGGGACACCCTGCCGGGGACGTCCAGGCCATCCGCGATGCCGCGCTGGCGGCTTGCGGCCATGCCACGCTGTTTCGCTCGGCCAACAAGACCGTGCCGGTGTTCTCGCCGCTCAAAGCCCCGCTGGACCGCATCCACCGCGACCTCAAGAAACAGTTTGACCCGGCCGGTATTTTCAATCCGGGCCGCATGTTTGCGGACTGGTAAGGAACGGCAGGGCCAAGCATGCAAATGCAACGTCTGCGCCATCTGACCGGGCAACACCGGACGGTTTCCATCAAGCACCTGCCTGGCGGTGTGCAGAACCGCCAGACCCCATTTGCCGTCCCGCTGACCGTGCCAGTGCTGGCGTTCGCCATGGGCTTTCACCGCACCCTGCGGCGCAAGGTCAAAGCCATTCAACCGTCTTCCTGAACACCATGCAAACCAACCTTGCCCCCGAGTTCAAAAACACCGCCGAAGGCCAGCAGGCCGAGGCAATATTGCGCAAGTGCGTGCATTGCGGGTTCTGCACCGCCACCTGCCCCACCTACCAGCTGCTGGGCGACGAGCTGGACGGCCCGCGCGGACGCATCTACCTGATCAAGCAGGTGCTGGAGGGCGAGGTGCCGACCCGCAAGACCCAGCTGCACCTGGATCGCTGCCTGACCTGCCGCAACTGCGAAACCACCTGTCCGAGCGGCGTGCAGTACGGCCACCTGGTGGACATCGGCCGCAAGCTGGTCGACGAACGCGTGCCGCGCCCGGCGGCCGAGGGCGCCATGCGATGGGCGCTCAAGGAAGGCCTGCCCTCACCGCTGTTTGCGCCCGCGATGAAGCTGGGTCAGGCCGTGCGCGGGCTGCTGCCGGCGTCGCTCAAAAACAAGGTGCCTGCGCGGCAGGCCGCAGGGGTGTGGCCACAACGCGAACTTGCCCGCAAGGTGCTGATGCTGGAAGGCTGCGTGCAACCGGCCATGATGCCCAACATCAATGCGGCGACGGCGCGCGTGCTGGACGCGGCCGGCATCCAGGCGGTGGTGGCCCGCAACGCCGGTTGCTGCGGCGCGGTCAAGTTCCACCTGAACGACCAGGAGGGCGGCAAGGCCGAGATGCGTCGCAACATCGACGCCTGGTGGCCGCATGTGCAAGCGGATGAGGGCCAGGGGGTCGAGGCCATCGTCATGAACGCGTCGGGTTGCGGCGTCACCGTCAAGGAGTACGGCCACCATCTGCAGGACGACCCGGCCTATGCCGCGAAAGCGGCGCGCATCAGTGAATTGACGCGTGACCTCAGTGAGCTTTTGCCCGAGCTGGCCGACCGGTTGCGCGGCCGGGTCTCGGCCCCGGCCGCACCAATGGTGTTTCACCCGCCCTGCACGCTGCAGCATGGCCAGCAGTTGCGCGGCGGCGTGGAAAAGTACCTGGGCGAGCTGGGTTTCAACGTCACGGTGGCACGCAACGAAGCGCACCTGTGCTGCGGCTCGGCGGGGACGTACTCGGTGCTCAATCCCGGCATTGCCTTTCAGCTGCGCGACCGCAAGCTGGAGAATTTGAACGAAATGGCGCCCGAGGTGATTGTGTCGGCCAACATCGGCTGCATCACGCACCTGCAAAGCGGCACGGCCACGCCGGTCCGGCACTGGGTGGAGGTGCTTGACGACGCGCTGGCCTGATCGCTACGCTTTGAGCGGATACCGAGGCCGATTCCGGACGGCTTCGCGCTACTGCTGTTGTTGCTGTTGCTGCGACCTCGCCAGCAGTACCGCACGGCGCTCGAGACTTTCCTGCGGCCACAGCTGCGACGCCTTGTAGTACTCGGGGACAGCCGGCGTGTTGGGCGGCAGCACGACCCACGGCTGCTTGGTGGTGGTGTAGATGTGAATGTCGGGCGGCAGGCGGTCGGGCTCGTCAAGTGTTCCGACGCGTACAAAGCGAACAGCGTCGCCGGCGCCGGCATAGTTGCTCCAGACGGCGATGTGGCACCGCGGGCAGCGGGAAATCTTCTGGCCCTTGCCGCTCTGGGAGGGCGTGTGGATGATTTCGACCTCGCCCTGCAGCAGCTGCACGCGGTCGGCCTCGATCATCGCGTTCAGCGCGAAGGAGGCTCCGGTTTCCCGCTGGCACCAGCGGCAATGGCAGCAGTGCACGAAGAGGGGTGGCGTGGTCATGCGGTAGCGCACAAAGCGACAGGTGCAACCGCCCTCAAGGTGCGTGGCCTCCGTACTCATGGCTTGACTCTCCTGTCGAACCGGCTGTGAAAAATCCATCAGGCGGCCAGCGCTGCCTCAATGTCCCGGGCCAGCTCGGCGGGCTTGTCGGTCGGTGCATAGCGCTTGATCACCTGGCCGTTCTTGCCGACCAGGAACTTGGTGAAGTTCCATTTGATGGACTTGCTGCCCAGCAGCCCCGGCGCCTCGGCGGTCAGCCACTTGTACAGCGGGTGCGCGGCGGGGCCGTTGACGTCGATCTTGGACATCATGGGAAAACTGACCCCGTAGTTGACCTGGCAGAACTCGGCGATTTCGCCATCGCTGCCCGGGTCCTGCGAACCAAACTGGTTGCACGGAAAGCCCAGCACCGCCAGCCCCTTGCCGGCATAGGTTTTGTGCAGTTCTTCCAGCCCGCCAAACTGCGGCGTGAAGCCGCACTGGCTGGCGGTGTTCACGATCAGCATCACCTTGCCGCTGAATTCGGAAAGCGGGATGTTCTGGCCATTGATCTGGCGGGCTTCAAAAGCGTAAACGGTGTTCATGGGATTGCTCCTTGCCGGAGCCGGCTTGGCTCATAGTCATTTTGCGCCAGTTTGCGGTGGCGGCGCCAGCGCGGCCAGCAGGGCGGCCAGCACAATCAGGCCGCCACCCGCCAGCGTGCGCGTGCTGAAATCGGCCGCGCCCAGCAGCGCCGCCGACCCGCTGGCAAACAAAATCTCCGTCAGCATCACGATGGCTGTAGTGCTGGCCGCCAGCCGCGCCGCGCCGTACTGCAGCGCAGTATTGCTGGCGAGAAAGGCGACGCACAGGCCCACGGCCACGCCCACGCCACCGGCCTGAAAAGCCGGGGCGGGAACGATCTGCCAGGCCATGCCGGCCAACGCGGCTGTGCAGGCCATCACCGCACCTCCGCCAAACATCGCCAGCATGCGCGACTCGCTCGGCGTTGAGCCCAGCTTGCGCAGCAGCACATTGGTGACGGCAAAGCAGAGGCCGCCCATCAGGCTCAGCCAGTCGGCAGCACTTTGCGGCACCGGCCACGGCGCGCCGGGCGACTTCAGCACAATCACCACGCCCGTCAGCGCCAGTGCCAGCCTGAACAGCGATGCGGGTGTTGGTTTTTCACCCAGTACGGCCCAGGCGATCAGTACGGACCAGGCCGGCATCAGGTAAAACAGCAGCACCACCCGCACGACGTCGCCCACTGTCACGGCCCAGTTGAAGCCGACATTGGTCAGGCCCGCTGCAGCCAGCAGCAGCAGCAGCGCCGGGTATTTCAGCAGGCCACGCCAGGCCTGCGGTCGCCACGCCAGCACGCTGAGGGTGGCCACGCCGTAGATCAGAACGGTGGCCCACAGCGGGTGCAGGCCATAGGCCAGCAACTCGCGAAACGGCCACCAGGAGACGCCCCAGACAAAGGCGTTGAGGACCAGTGCGCCTGCGGGTAATAAGGCCCCACGGTCGTTTACTGCGGGTACCTTCCCACCAAGGCTCGCGTCGGCCGGCATCAGTGGAATTTGTCGCTGCGGGCGATGCTGAGCAGGTGATCCACCTGCTCCTTGTATTTGATGCAGTTGCTTTTGTGCCAGCGCTGGATCAGCCACATGAAGCTGGCCACCACCATGCCAAAGGCGGTGATGGCACCGAAGGCCGACAGGCCCATGCCGGTGGACAGGCTGTAGAAAGCGCCCAGGCTCAGGATGCAGGCCTGTTCGTTGAAATTCTGCACGGCGATCGAGCGGCCTGCGCCCATGAGGTTGTGGCCCCGGTGCTGCAGCAGCGCATTCATGGGCACCACCAGAAAACCGCCCAGGCCGCCCAGCAGGATCAGAAAGGGCGCGGCGATCCAGACGTTGCCAATGAAATTCATCAGGATGACCAGAAGACCCATGGCAATGCCCAGCGGCATCACGGTCGCGGCCTGGTCCAGGCGCATGCGCATCGAGGCCAGGATCGCACCCACGGCGGTGCCGATGGCCACCACACCCACCAGCGAAGAGGCCTGCGTGGTGCTGTAGCCCAGGGCGGCCGCACTCCAGGCCAGCACGATATAGCGCAGGTTGCCCGACACGCCCCAGAACAGCGTGGTGGTGGCCAGCGAGATCTGGCCCAGCTTGTCGCGCCACAGCGCCGCGTTGCAGTTCCAGAAGTCGGGCAGCAGCTCCAGCTTGTTGCGCGGCATGGGACGCATTTCGACGCCGGTGTCGGGGATGCGGGTGTTGAACCAGGCGGCAATGCTGTACAGCAGGATCAGCACGGCAATGGCGGCTTCGGGGGCGGTGTCGACGCCGGTATTGATGACGGGCAAGTCGATCGACAGCAGCAGGCTGGACACCGAGTGGCCCACCAGTTGTCCCCCCAGCAGCACGCCCAGAATGATCGACGAGATGGTCAGGCCCTCGATCCAGCCATTGGCCTTGACCAGTTGCGAGGCCGGCAGCAGTTCGGTCAGGATGCCGTATTTGGCCGGCGAGTAGGCGGCAGCGCCGAGCCCGACGATGGCATAGGCCAACAGGGGGTGCGAGCCAAACAGCATCATCAGGCAACCCACGACCTTGATGCCATTGCTCACAAACATCACCTGGCCCTTGGGCCGCGCATCGGCGAAGGCGCCGACAAAAGGCGCCAGCACCACGTAAAACAGCGCGAACATGGGCACCAGCGCCGCGGGCTGCCACTTGGGCGCCCCGCTGGTTTTCAGCAGTTCCACGGCGGCTACAAACAGCGCGTTATCAGCCAGCGAGCTGAAAAACTGGGCCGCCATGATGGTGTAAAAACCGCGCTTCATTAAATTGTGTTGATCACTGCCTGATTTGCATCAGCCGGGCTGATACCGCAAGATAAGGGTGAATGTCTCCAAATGATTCTGGTTTATAGCATGGGGGCTGGTGTCAGAATCCGGAAAGACCTTTAACCGGCGCTTTGACTACCGCAGCCAGCGCCACCTTGTCCACCAAGTCACGTTATTTCACCCACTACCTGTTTGCTTCATGCCACGTCCCATCCTTGCCACCATCCACCGACCGGCGCTCGCCCACAACCTCGCGCGCGCCCGCAGCGCCGCGCCTGACGCCCGGGTCTGGGCGGTCGTCAAGGCCAATGCCTACGGCCATGGCATTGAACACGTCTTTGACGGCCTGCGCAGTGCCGACGGATTTGCGCTGCTGGATCTGGCGGAGGCGCGGCGCCTGCGCGCGCTCGACTGGCGCGGCCCCATCCTGCTGCTGGAAGGCTGCTTCGAGGCGCGCGACCTGGAGTTGTGTTCGCGCCTGAGCCTGTGGCATGTCATCCATTGCAACGAGCAGATCGACATGCTGGCCGCGCACAAGACCCAGGTTCCGCATCGCGTGTTCCTGAAAATGAACTCCGGCATGAACCGCCTGGGCTTGCGGCCCGAGCGCTTTCGCGCCGCCTGGACGCGTCTGAATGCGCTGCCGCAGGTTGACGAGATTTCGCTGATGACGCATTTCTCGGACGCCGACGGCCCGAAGGGCATCGCGGCGCAACTCCGCGCATTTGATGCCGTGACGCATGACCTGCCCGGCGAGCGCTCGTTGAGCAACAGCGCGGGTGTGCTGCGCCATGGCGATGAACTGGCGGCCCGCTCCGACTGGGTGCGGCCCGGCATTGTGGTCTACGGCAGTGCGCCCGACTTCCCGGAGCACAGCGCCGCCGACTGGGGGCTGCAGCCGACCATGACGCTGTCGTCCCGCATCATTGGCGTGCAGGAGCTGGCGGCCGGCGACACGGTGGGCTATGGCTCCAGTTTCACCGCCGATGGCCCGCTGCGCATCGGTGTGGTCGCCTGCGGTTATGCCGACGGCTACCCGCGCCACTGCAGCACGGGCACGCCGGTGCTGGTAAACGGCGTGCGCACTCGCATGGTCGGGCGCGTCAGCATGGACATGATCACGGTCGACCTGACGCCGGTACCGGACGCCGGGATGGGGGCGGAGGTGACCTTGTGGGGCCGGTCTTCGGGCGGTGCCGTGCTGCCCATTGACGAAGTGGCGCAAACCGCCGGAACCGTGGGGTATGAGCTGATGTGCGCGGTGGCGCCGCGCGTTCCGGTGATGACTGAGTGAATGTCATTGGCTGGAATGTGCGCCTGGTATTCATCTGAGAATTGTCAGATTCACCTGCGATGGTTGCAATGCACATCTTGTGGATATCTTGTGCGATTGATGGGGGTTGGCAGCCAAAATATGTGAATAACTTTGGAATAGCATCGGGATAACTTTTCCAAAAACGACGATACGTTTTTGTCCACGCATCTGGACCTGGTTCAGCTCCTCATGGTTTGGCGGGAACTTCCATTTGAATTCTTGGTTCGATTTCCCCAACAACAATCAACTCATGGAGCTTTTTAATGCCGTCCCAAGTCACCGTCCGCCCTATCGCTGCCTCGGACTTCGAGGCCTGGCTTCCCCTCTGGGCGGGCTACAACAAGTTCTATGGGCGTTCAGGCTCCACCGCGCTCGCCGACGACATCACGCGCATGACCTGGTCGCGTTTCTTCGACGCGTACGAGCCGGTGCATGCACTCGTTGCCGAGTCCGAAGGGGGTTTGCTGGGATTGGTCCACTATCTGTTTCACCGCAGCACCACCCGGATAGCGCCCACCTGCTACCTGCAGGACCTGTTCACCACCGAGTCGGCACGCGGCCGCGGCGTCGGCAGGGCGCTCGTCGAAGCCGTCTACGAGAAGGCCAGGGCTGCGGGCTCCTCGCGCGTGTACTGGCAAACACACGAGACGAACACCACGGCGATGAAGCTGTATGACAAGGTCGGAGAACGCTCGGGCTTCCTGGTCTACGGAAAAGCGCTGTAGCGCGCCAAGGCTTCAGTTCACTGCGGCGCGATCTTCGCGCCGGTGAGCTTCTCCTGCGCCGTCACCAGGGCCGGGACGAACTTTTTCCCCTGGCCCAGCGCGCTGGCGGTGGCCAGGCTCTGGTGCACGGCTTCGCCGACGAGCGAGGGCACGTTCACCATTTCGGCCAGGTGGGTGTAGTAGCGCAAGTCCTTGCGCGCGTTGTCCAGCTCGAACTTCAGGCCTGTGAAATCGCCGTTCAAGGTCTTGGCCATCGCCTGGAACAGGCCGGAGTTCACCGCGCCGGCCGAGATCACCTCGACCAGCTTTTGCGGATTGATTCCGGCCAGTGCGCCCACCGCAAAGGCTTCGGCCGTGGCGGTGCAAATGGCCTGGCCGATGAAGTTGTTGAGCAGCTTGATCACGTGGCCGGCGCCGGGGCCGCCGACATGAAAGATGTTTTCGCAATAGGCCGCCAGCACCGGACGAATTTTGTCGAACACCGCCTGCTCGGCGCCGACCATGGTGTTGAGCCTGCCCAACTCGGCTTCCACCGGCGTGCGCGCCAGCGGCGCATCCACCAGCGTAACGCCGCGCTCGGCACACAGGGCGGCCAGGCGCCGCGTCGACTCCGGCTCGCTGGTGGACGTATCGATCACGATCAGCCCGGCGAGCGCCCTGGACAGCACGCCGTCGGGCCCGGACAGGGTTTGCTCCACCTGGGGCGAACCGGTGACGCAGATGATCACCGCGTCGCAGTCGCCCAGCCCGGCGGGGCTGGCGACCTGTTTGGCGCCGGCGGCCAGCAGGTCGGCCACGCGCTCGGTGTTGCGGTGCACGGTCAGGCTGAGGTCAAAGCCCTTGGCCTGCAGGTTGCGTGCAATGCCGTGGCCCATCAGGCCCGAGGCGCCGATCATTCCAATGTGTTTCATGCTTGTCTCCTGTGAAAATTAGCGGGAAGGTTTTGAGTTCGCACTGTACTCCGGCCCATCAGCAAGGTGGTTTTGGGTGCGTGCGCGTGCAGGCCTAGCGCTTGCGCAACCCCAGCACCATCACCGCCCCGACCACCAGCAGCGCGCCCGCGACCTGCACAGGCGCAATGGCCTGGCCCAGAATCAGCCAGGCCAGCACCAGCGCGCAGACGGGCTCGACATTCATGATGGCCGAGTTGCCGACAACGCCAAGCCTGGGCAGCACCGTGAACATGATGGTGAAGGCCGTACCGTAGAGCAGGGTCAGCGCGGTCAGGCCCCACCAGCCCGCGGCCTGCTGGGGCAGGTGAAAACCGCCCTGGCTCGCCACTGCACTCAGGGCCACCAGCCCGGCGATGGACATCGTGGTGGCCGTGCGCACCCGGCCATCCACATCGGCCGCTTCATGCTGGGTAATCACCAGCGCCAGCCCGAAAGTGCCGGCGGCGCCCAGCGCAAAGGCAACGCCAGCGCCTATGCGTGCCCACTGGCCCGCGGCGTCCAGGCCTGACGCGGCGCCGAACACGTCCAGTGCCAGCGCCAGACCGAGCAGGATGACCGGCATGGCCATCAGCAGGGCGCGCTCGGGCGCCTGCCGGTACACCAGCCAGGCCCACAGGGCCGTCCAGATGGGGTAGGTGTTGAACGCCAGCAGCGCCAGCGCCACCGGCAGCCGCGCCACCGATGAATACAGGAACAGGCTCTGGATGCCGATCAGCAGACCGATCAGCGGCAGCATGCGCTTGTGGCGCGCGCTGAAGTTCACCGGCACCCGCTGCGCCATCAGAATGACGGCAATCACGCAGGCGGTGATGACGCTGCGAAACACCACGGCGGTGGCCACATCCACGCCGTCATTGAAGGCAATCCGCGCCGCCACATGGTTGGCGCCCATCATCAGCGCGATCAGCAGCAGCGTGGCAAAGGCCGTGCCGCTGATGGCTCGGCGGGCCGGGCCAGACATCAATAAAGCCCGTGCACCCGGGCATGCAGCCGCGCCAGGCCCAGCAGCGCGTCCGTGAAGGGCGTGGGCACCTTCGTCAGCATGCCCAGCTCCCTGACCGCGCTGACCAGCGCATCCAGCTCAACCGCCTTGCCGGCTTCCACGTCCTGCAGCATGGAGGTCTTGAAGGCGCCCAGCTTGAGCGTCACGGCATGGCGGTCTTCCGGGCGCTGGTCTATGGGTATGCCAATGCGCGCGCCTATCTCTTTGGCCTCCAGCATCACGCTGGAGATGAAGCCGCGCACCAGGTCGTCGTCCATGATGCGGTCGGTGGTGGCGCCGGTCAGCGCGCTGATCGGGTTGACCGTCATGTTGCCCCACAGCTTGAACCAGATGTCTTTCTGGATCTGGTCGGACACGGGGGCTTCGAAGCCGGCCTTTTCCAGCAGGGCGGCCAGCTGCCGCACCCGGGCGGTCTTTTCACCCGAGGGCTCGCCCAGAATGAGCTTGTTGCCGAAGTGATGGTGCACCTGACCCGGTTCGTCCAGCGAGCAGCTGGCATGCACCACGCAGCCCACGATATGCTGTGCGGGAATGCCTTCGGCTAGCGCACCTTCCGGGTCGATGGAGGTCAGGCGCGTGTCCGCCAAGGCACCGCCGAA
Coding sequences:
- a CDS encoding SMP-30/gluconolactonase/LRE family protein; the protein is MTWQTLVAPLSELGESPFWHPEEQSLYWVDIPGRQIHRCKVGDVSNGPVQSWAMPTEPGSIAPARTGGRASGLVIALRDGIYRARQWGGELEQLVRAGHDTATTRFNDGKADPVGRFWAGTMYEPRDARQAQLFSVDCREGRAPLVELKAGDAIIANGLAWSPDAATVYWTDTPSHTIRAWDWDGQSNVMSRGRVFRQWPGKPEGWQPGMPGYGGRPDGAAVDVEGNYYVAMFEGGRLLKLSPAGELLADIAVPARCPTMPCFGGADLRTLYLTTARYKRPDEELQTWPDSGCVFSMRVDVPGLPVNFFRD
- the glcE gene encoding glycolate oxidase subunit GlcE; translated protein: MASDIADTEVTASLAARVRDAAASGTPLRIRGGGSKDFYGQALQGEVLDMTVLTGVVSYEPSELVVTVRAGTPLAELEALLAAQGQCLPFEPPHFGGAGARATVGGMVACGLNGPARSSVGAVRDYMLGVVLLNGKGERLIFGGQVMKNVAGYDVSRLMAGSLGTLGVLLEVSLKVLPVAPQEATLVFDMDEAASLRQLNRWGGLPLPVNASCWHGGQLWVRLRGAKAAVAAAQKTMGGDLVDEPSLKLWAALREQTLPFFELQDGESLWRLSVPDTAAPLPLGATLLEWGGAQRWVKRSGGHPAGDVQAIRDAALAACGHATLFRSANKTVPVFSPLKAPLDRIHRDLKKQFDPAGIFNPGRMFADW
- the glcF gene encoding glycolate oxidase subunit GlcF is translated as MQTNLAPEFKNTAEGQQAEAILRKCVHCGFCTATCPTYQLLGDELDGPRGRIYLIKQVLEGEVPTRKTQLHLDRCLTCRNCETTCPSGVQYGHLVDIGRKLVDERVPRPAAEGAMRWALKEGLPSPLFAPAMKLGQAVRGLLPASLKNKVPARQAAGVWPQRELARKVLMLEGCVQPAMMPNINAATARVLDAAGIQAVVARNAGCCGAVKFHLNDQEGGKAEMRRNIDAWWPHVQADEGQGVEAIVMNASGCGVTVKEYGHHLQDDPAYAAKAARISELTRDLSELLPELADRLRGRVSAPAAPMVFHPPCTLQHGQQLRGGVEKYLGELGFNVTVARNEAHLCCGSAGTYSVLNPGIAFQLRDRKLENLNEMAPEVIVSANIGCITHLQSGTATPVRHWVEVLDDALA
- a CDS encoding GFA family protein, with protein sequence MSTEATHLEGGCTCRFVRYRMTTPPLFVHCCHCRWCQRETGASFALNAMIEADRVQLLQGEVEIIHTPSQSGKGQKISRCPRCHIAVWSNYAGAGDAVRFVRVGTLDEPDRLPPDIHIYTTTKQPWVVLPPNTPAVPEYYKASQLWPQESLERRAVLLARSQQQQQQQ
- a CDS encoding glutathione peroxidase, with product MNTVYAFEARQINGQNIPLSEFSGKVMLIVNTASQCGFTPQFGGLEELHKTYAGKGLAVLGFPCNQFGSQDPGSDGEIAEFCQVNYGVSFPMMSKIDVNGPAAHPLYKWLTAEAPGLLGSKSIKWNFTKFLVGKNGQVIKRYAPTDKPAELARDIEAALAA
- a CDS encoding DMT family transporter, giving the protein MPADASLGGKVPAVNDRGALLPAGALVLNAFVWGVSWWPFRELLAYGLHPLWATVLIYGVATLSVLAWRPQAWRGLLKYPALLLLLAAAGLTNVGFNWAVTVGDVVRVVLLFYLMPAWSVLIAWAVLGEKPTPASLFRLALALTGVVIVLKSPGAPWPVPQSAADWLSLMGGLCFAVTNVLLRKLGSTPSESRMLAMFGGGAVMACTAALAGMAWQIVPAPAFQAGGVGVAVGLCVAFLASNTALQYGAARLAASTTAIVMLTEILFASGSAALLGAADFSTRTLAGGGLIVLAALLAALAPPPQTGAK
- the lplT gene encoding lysophospholipid transporter LplT, which gives rise to MKRGFYTIMAAQFFSSLADNALFVAAVELLKTSGAPKWQPAALVPMFALFYVVLAPFVGAFADARPKGQVMFVSNGIKVVGCLMMLFGSHPLLAYAIVGLGAAAYSPAKYGILTELLPASQLVKANGWIEGLTISSIILGVLLGGQLVGHSVSSLLLSIDLPVINTGVDTAPEAAIAVLILLYSIAAWFNTRIPDTGVEMRPMPRNKLELLPDFWNCNAALWRDKLGQISLATTTLFWGVSGNLRYIVLAWSAAALGYSTTQASSLVGVVAIGTAVGAILASMRMRLDQAATVMPLGIAMGLLVILMNFIGNVWIAAPFLILLGGLGGFLVVPMNALLQHRGHNLMGAGRSIAVQNFNEQACILSLGAFYSLSTGMGLSAFGAITAFGMVVASFMWLIQRWHKSNCIKYKEQVDHLLSIARSDKFH
- the alr gene encoding alanine racemase, which produces MPRPILATIHRPALAHNLARARSAAPDARVWAVVKANAYGHGIEHVFDGLRSADGFALLDLAEARRLRALDWRGPILLLEGCFEARDLELCSRLSLWHVIHCNEQIDMLAAHKTQVPHRVFLKMNSGMNRLGLRPERFRAAWTRLNALPQVDEISLMTHFSDADGPKGIAAQLRAFDAVTHDLPGERSLSNSAGVLRHGDELAARSDWVRPGIVVYGSAPDFPEHSAADWGLQPTMTLSSRIIGVQELAAGDTVGYGSSFTADGPLRIGVVACGYADGYPRHCSTGTPVLVNGVRTRMVGRVSMDMITVDLTPVPDAGMGAEVTLWGRSSGGAVLPIDEVAQTAGTVGYELMCAVAPRVPVMTE